ACTTCACATTTTTGTTAAGCTTTGTGAACAAATTTCTAACCAAATGCATTTTATTTTTAGTAGATTCTTAACATGTTGCCTAATTAATATTTTGGGTTCCTTTCCATAGGTGGCGAACAATGCTTTATGCAGCATGTGTGCCTGGTTTTTTCATTGTTGTTGGAATGCAATTCGCCGTTGAGAGTCCACGGTGGCTTGCCAAGGTGTGGCTTTGCTTAATTGTGAGTTTTATTTAGTTGATCAAGACCACTCGTATCAGTATATTCCATCATGTAGGTTGGGAGATTAGATGATGCCAGAAAAGTGGTAGAGAATATTTGGGGAGTTTCTGAAGCGGAGAAGGCCATGGAAGAAATGAAATCTGTTGTTGCAAACGACGATTCACAGGCTAGCTGGTCAGAACTTCTGGCGGAACCCCACAATAGAGGTTGTTTCCATTACCTATATATTTCCTTTTGCTGTTCCTTCTTTTGGTCTCTCTTCCTGATATGAATAACCATAATATGCTTGTGAACTGTATATGTTCGGATTTGTGCATGCTTGCTTATGTATCTAGGTATGGATGTGCACGTTCCTGCGCTTACATGCCCGCTTGAGGTTTTGCATCTCATTTTTGCATAACTTTGAACACAAATATCATTCTTTCTCCACACATCTTTTGTAAAGGAGAGGCCATGACCTTACCTGGAAGCATTTTTCTTTGGCATTATTATGATCTTTTTAGTTAGCAATAAATATTCTCTAATGTATATGCAGTTGCGTTGATTGGAGGGTCGCTTTTCTTTCTGCAACAGTTTGCTGGAATAAATGGTGTTCTCTATTTTTCATCATTAACATTCCGTGATGTTGGTATTACCAGTGGTATTTTGGCGAGCTTATATGTTGGAATAACCAACTTTGGAGGTTAGTTAAACTCCGGTATTCATGTTCCTCTATGTTGTATTTATAAACTCATGTACCATGTTTTGGGTGGTTTTAGGGGCACTTGTTGCTTCAAATTTGATGGACAAGCAAGGACGGAAGAATCTTTTGATAGGGAGCTATCTTGGAATGGTATGCAGCATTTTTCAGGCAGTCCGACACAATCTTAAATATTTTGTAAAAAAATATCTGTATTTTCCTTTTATTGGAGAGTTGATGACGAGTATATTGTTCCTTTGGTGCGCCGATATGATTTTCCTGATATTTAGGCAATCTTGCTATGTTGGTATGGTCCTTGTGCAAATACTGCTCTTGTTAAACATAATAATCTAATGCCACTTTCTTCCCATTTGCAGGCATTTGCTATGTTCCTCATAGTGTTTTCCATCAGCTTTCCCCTTGATGAAGGCGTTGGACATACCCTCTCAGTTACCGGAACTCTTTTGTATGCACTTTTACCTTCTTTCTCTCTAGCATATTCCTCATTGCATGGTCCACAGCAATTTAAAATGTGAGGACTAAAGCTCATTGCACTGCAATCACTTCACAGTTGTGACAAATAATCAGAATCTTGGTTAGAGACCTCACTCATGCTATTTGTGTTTCACTAATATTGAAATTGGCTAGGTATGTCACTCTTTTGTCCATGTGTACAGAAAACTTATGATTGCATTTTCAGGTACATTTTTACTTTTGCTCTTGGTGCTGGGCCAGTCACTGGAATTATCATACCTGAGCTGAGCAGTGCCCGGACACGCTCAAAAGTTATGGGGTTCAGCTTCACTGTACATTGGGTATGCACTCTACTCACTCTGTATCAAGAGTATTGTccagtctcaaaaaaaaaaaaaaatactGTCCTGTCTACCCCTATATGCTTATGGAATTGATTGTTTGTCAGATATGTAATTTTGTGGTGGGACTATATTTCCTGGAGCTTGTAAAGTTGTTTGGCGTCGGAGCGGTGTATGCAGGTTTTGGCGGAGTCTCCTTGCTGTCCGCACTTTTCGCTTACAATTTCATAGTAGAGACAAAAGGACGTTCTCTTGAGGAAATTGAGTTGTCTCTGAGCCCTGCTGCACCTGGAGAACGAAAGTAGAGCAGGTTGTTGTATTAAGTTATGCGGATGCGCCAAAAATGTACAGCATTCAACTGCCTCGATGAGTTTTTGAGCTGAGAAGTACATGAACACCAATGCCTGTGGGAACATCTGCTGGAGGATATGTAGAAGCAGTAGCTCTTTAGCAGCAACAGTTTGTTGCACCACATACACAGTTTCACCTAACTTCGATCATTACGCCCATGTATACAATAGATCACACTGTAATTGCAAACGCACCTCAGTTGATAATAGCGCTAGCCATTGGTGTACTGTCTAAATATTGGGTAGAGGAAATACCATTCTTGTATATATGTAGTATAGTTTGCAGTTCTTTATACATGAATATATTTTTTTGCGGGTCTTTATGCATGAACATGATGTGCATTCTTCCAGAGATGTGTAGTCATAGCATCGATATGGCTTG
Above is a window of Triticum dicoccoides isolate Atlit2015 ecotype Zavitan chromosome 5B, WEW_v2.0, whole genome shotgun sequence DNA encoding:
- the LOC119309307 gene encoding probable plastidic glucose transporter 1, with amino-acid sequence MMPPTPLAAMLILPSAPSLRPRLGLGPSSSRARGAALRALPRRLELWHPRLAAVESGPPSSQSSAPPPQPSSELLGGIPGLDAGFGGGGGGGGDGGGDADLGWVRAFPHVLTASMANFLFGYHIGVMNGPIEDIARELGFQGNPFLQGLVVSIFIVGAFFGSLGSSALVDYLGCKRTLQIDSIPLIVGAFISAQAHSLDEMLLGRFLVGIGIGVNTVLVPIYISEVAPTKYRGTLGTLCQIGTCLGIIASLSLGIPSESDPHWWRTMLYAACVPGFFIVVGMQFAVESPRWLAKVGRLDDARKVVENIWGVSEAEKAMEEMKSVVANDDSQASWSELLAEPHNRVALIGGSLFFLQQFAGINGVLYFSSLTFRDVGITSGILASLYVGITNFGGALVASNLMDKQGRKNLLIGSYLGMAFAMFLIVFSISFPLDEGVGHTLSVTGTLLYIFTFALGAGPVTGIIIPELSSARTRSKVMGFSFTVHWICNFVVGLYFLELVKLFGVGAVYAGFGGVSLLSALFAYNFIVETKGRSLEEIELSLSPAAPGERK